The following are encoded together in the Verrucomicrobiia bacterium genome:
- a CDS encoding 2-oxoacid:acceptor oxidoreductase subunit alpha, which translates to MSAETVKTAPTAPGEGLKRVDIAQAVIRIAGNSQDGIQALGGFLARLAGRTEKEVMTFMTIPSTISGGPSIFQVRIGSGEVLSAGDEADLLLAFYQHSYENHIHFLKADGMVLYDSDNVEPKPEWTARWRHVGVPISTLTVEAIGGTSKDKGKNLYALGLLARLYDLDVPRLEELIRERFTGRDATVLTNALTAFHAGYGYSLDKARELYRFQPGHHHRPQVVMNGNEALAYGFLAAGVRFGAAYPITPWSDTMELLRRELPKYGGIFVQCEDEIASMCMALGAGYAGRVAVTGTSGPGLSLKSEAIGWGVMAEVPVVVVDVQRGGPSTGLPTQVEQSDLHIACFGTHGDAPRIVLAPADVEDCFYTAIEAVNIARKYNTVVTVLSDQAIATRIEAFEEPDLEKICQELPIDLTPVAEHKPYDLSAPDGISRHIPPGTPVLNGKYPVAAGLEHDEMGHPSASPKYHMAMTAKRRKKIQAFAATLPVPEVYGPPEGELLLVGWGSTQGPIREAVDLARSQGEIISALHLRYLNPLPPKLDEILRRFRHVLVVEMNDEGIYGYGQLAMLLRARYCLNHIGGLNKTEGLTFKVREIYEGAMARLAQWRAGAGAQ; encoded by the coding sequence ATGAGTGCGGAGACAGTCAAAACGGCCCCCACGGCGCCCGGTGAAGGCCTGAAGCGGGTGGACATTGCGCAAGCGGTGATTCGTATTGCGGGCAATTCCCAGGACGGCATTCAGGCGCTGGGCGGTTTTTTGGCCCGCCTGGCGGGCCGCACGGAGAAGGAGGTCATGACGTTCATGACCATTCCTTCGACCATCTCGGGGGGGCCATCCATTTTCCAGGTGCGGATTGGGTCGGGGGAGGTGTTGAGCGCGGGGGATGAGGCGGATTTGCTGCTGGCGTTTTACCAGCACTCGTATGAGAACCACATCCACTTTTTGAAGGCGGATGGGATGGTGTTGTACGACAGCGACAATGTGGAGCCGAAGCCGGAGTGGACGGCGCGGTGGCGGCATGTGGGGGTGCCGATTTCCACGCTGACGGTGGAGGCGATTGGGGGGACCTCGAAGGACAAGGGAAAGAACCTTTACGCGCTGGGGCTGCTGGCGCGGTTGTATGATTTGGACGTGCCGCGGCTGGAGGAGCTGATTCGCGAGCGGTTCACGGGACGGGACGCCACGGTGCTGACGAACGCGCTGACGGCGTTTCATGCCGGTTATGGTTACTCGCTGGACAAGGCGCGGGAGCTGTACCGCTTTCAGCCAGGGCATCATCATCGGCCGCAGGTGGTGATGAATGGCAACGAGGCGCTGGCGTATGGTTTTCTGGCGGCGGGGGTGCGCTTTGGCGCGGCCTATCCGATTACGCCGTGGTCGGACACCATGGAATTGCTGCGGCGGGAGCTGCCCAAGTACGGGGGCATTTTTGTGCAGTGCGAGGATGAGATTGCCTCCATGTGCATGGCGCTGGGGGCGGGCTATGCGGGGCGGGTGGCGGTGACGGGCACCAGCGGGCCGGGGTTGTCCTTGAAATCGGAGGCGATTGGGTGGGGGGTGATGGCGGAGGTGCCGGTGGTGGTGGTGGACGTGCAGCGGGGCGGGCCTTCCACGGGGCTGCCCACGCAGGTGGAGCAGTCGGATTTGCACATTGCGTGCTTTGGGACGCACGGGGATGCGCCGCGGATTGTGCTGGCGCCGGCGGATGTGGAGGATTGTTTTTACACGGCCATCGAGGCGGTGAACATTGCGCGCAAGTACAACACGGTGGTGACGGTGCTCAGCGATCAGGCGATAGCCACGCGGATCGAGGCATTTGAGGAGCCGGACTTGGAGAAGATCTGCCAGGAGCTGCCGATTGATTTGACGCCGGTGGCGGAGCACAAGCCCTATGATTTGAGCGCGCCGGACGGCATCTCCCGGCACATCCCGCCGGGCACGCCGGTGCTCAACGGCAAGTATCCGGTGGCGGCCGGGCTGGAGCACGACGAGATGGGGCATCCCAGCGCCTCGCCCAAGTACCACATGGCGATGACGGCCAAACGGCGGAAGAAAATCCAGGCCTTTGCCGCCACGCTGCCCGTGCCGGAGGTGTACGGGCCGCCGGAGGGGGAGCTGCTGCTGGTGGGATGGGGTTCGACGCAGGGGCCGATTCGCGAGGCGGTGGACTTGGCGCGCAGCCAGGGCGAGATCATCTCGGCATTGCATTTGCGTTACTTGAATCCATTGCCGCCGAAGCTGGACGAGATTTTGCGGCGTTTCCGCCATGTGCTGGTGGTGGAGATGAATGATGAGGGGATTTACGGGTACGGGCAACTGGCCATGTTGCTGCGCGCCCGTTACTGCCTGAATCACATTGGGGGTCTCAACAAGACCGAGGGCTTGACCTTCAAAGTGCGCGAGATTTACGAGGGCGCGATGGCGCGGCTGGCGCAATGGCGCGCCGGGGCGGGAGCGCAATAA